A section of the Corvus moneduloides isolate bCorMon1 chromosome 29, bCorMon1.pri, whole genome shotgun sequence genome encodes:
- the SYT11 gene encoding synaptotagmin-11, with translation MAEITSVHPGFDVSPVVAGLIGATVLVVSVSVTVFVWTCCHQQAEKKHKTPPYKFIHMLKGISIYPETLSNRKKINRIRRDKNGTAKEAGRGNLLVDAAESGLMGSDKAPDAPGAAPRVDQLPIKVDYGDELSPDQSLTPGGSKTSSPSSPGDDVMLGDLTFSVDYNFPKKALVVTIQEAHGLPVMDEHTQSSDPYIKMTILPDKRHRVKTRVLRKTLEPVFDETFTFYGIPYSQLQDLVLHFLVLSFDRFSRDDVIGEVMVPLAGVDPSTGKVQLTREILKRNIQKCISRGELQVSLSYQPVAQRMTVVVLKARHLPKMDITGLSGNPYVKVNVYYGRKRIAKKKTHVKKCTLNPVFNESFIYDIPVDLLPDISIEFLVIDFDRTTKNEVVGRLILGAHSGSAAGAEHWREVCDSPRKAVAKWHSLSEY, from the exons ATGGCCGAGATCACCAGTGTCCACCCCGGCTTCG ATGTGTCTCCCGTGGTGGCAGGACTCATTGGAGCCACCGTCCTGGTGGTTTCTGTCTCAGTCACAGTCTTTGTGTGGACATGCTGTCACCAGCAAGCAGAAAAGAAGCACAAAACCCCCCCGTACAAATTCATTCACATGCTGAAAGGCATCAGCATCTACCCGGAGACCTTgagcaacaggaagaaaatcaacCGGATCCGGAGAGACAAGAACGGCACGGCCAAGGAGGCGGGCAGGGGGAACCTCCTGGTGGATGCTGCTGAGTCTGGGCTGATGGGCTCCGACAAGGCTCCGGACGCGCCCGGCGCAGCTCCCCGCGTCGACCAGCTCCCCATCAAAGTAGATTATGGAGACGAACTCAGCCCAGATCAAAGCCTCACCCCGGGAGGGAGCAAaacctcctccccctcttccccgGGCGACGACGTCATGCTGGGAGACCTGACTTTCTCAGTGGACTACAACTTCCCCAAAAAGGCGCTGGTGGTCACCATCCAGGAGGCGCACGGGCTGCCCGTGATGGACGAGCACACCCAGAGCTCCGACCCCTACATCAAGATGACCATTCTGCCCGACAAGAGGCACCGTGTCAAGACTCGCGTGCTCCGCAAGACCCTGGAGCCGGTCTTCGACGAGACCTTCACCTTCTACGGGATCCCCTacagccagctccaggaccTGGTGCTGCACTTCCTCGTGCTGAGCTTTGACCGCTTCTCCCGGGATGATGTGATTGGGGAGGTGATGGTGCCCCTTGCAGGGGTGGATCCGAGCACCGGGAAGGTCCAGCTGACCAGGGAGATCCTCAAAAGGAACATACAA AAGTGCATCAGCAGAGGGGAGCTGCAGGTGTCCCTGTCCTACCAGCCCGTGGCACAGAGAATGACCGTGGTGGTGCTGAAAGCCAGGCATTTGCCAAAGATGGACATCACCGGCCTCTCAGGTA aCCCCTACGTCAAGGTGAACGTTTACTACGGGCGCAAGCGCATCGCCAAGAAGAAGACCCACGTCAAGAAGTGCACTTTGAACCCCGTCTTCAACGAGTCCTTCATCTACGACATCCCCGTGGATCTCCTGCCCGACATCAGCATCGAGTTCCTGGTGATCGACTTCGACCGCACCACCAAGAACGAGGTGGTGGGGAGGCTGATCCTGGGCGCCCACAGCGGCAGCGCGGCGGGCGCCGAGCACTGGCGCGAGGTGTGTGACAGCCCCAGGAAAGCCGTGGCCAAGTGGCACAGCCTGAGCGAGTACTGA